A genomic region of Raphanus sativus cultivar WK10039 chromosome 6, ASM80110v3, whole genome shotgun sequence contains the following coding sequences:
- the LOC108807001 gene encoding MACPF domain-containing protein At1g14780, with protein sequence MNRAGGGDVVETVVKSLGRGFDITADFRLKYCKDGDDGDDRLVVLDETQNRELHVPGFGALQNVSADINCDKGERTRFRSDILDFNKMSEYFNKRSSVTGKIPSGNFNATFGFQSGSWATDAANVKALGLDASIVTLFNLHIHNPNRLRLTDRVRNAVPSSWDPQLLARFIEKYGTHVITGVSVGGQDVVVVRQDTSSDLDTDLLRHHLYNLGDQLFTGSCLLSSHRPNKKANHNSQSQPKFPEAFNVFDDNQTAAFNNFSINSKDGITVICAKRGGDGQAKSHSEWLVTVPDKPDAINFNFIPITSLLKDVPGCGLLSHAMSLYLRYKAPLMDLQYFLEFSGPRTWAPIHNDLPFGAAPNMASAYPSLHINFLGPKLYVNTTSVTSEKNPVTGMRFFLEGKKCNRLAIHLQHLENMRTTVNEKITDDHIWRGSDEISDSDRYFEPLNGKKFSHVCTAPVKYDPNWITTTTTNKISNNVAYIVTGAQLEVKKHGSKSVLHLRLRFTGVSDHNVVKKEWVHGPGTSKKSGIFSTMSLPLTSGSVHHNMVDNKDKNQVVLDSGVFPGGPPVPANNKIVKFVDLSQLCRGPQHSPGHWLVTGARLYLEKGKLNLHVKFALLHPQRASLPLLEK encoded by the exons ATGAACAGAGCCGGCGGCGGAGATGTGGTAGAGACGGTGGTTAAAAGTCTTGGCAGAGGTTTCGATATAACGGCGGACTTCCGGTTAAAATACTGCAAAGACGGAGACGATGGAGATGACAGATTGGTTGTCCTCGACGAAACTCAAAACAGAGAACTGCATGTTCCTGGTTTCGGAGCTCTTCAGAATGTCTCCGCCGATATTAATTGCGACAAAGGAGAACGCACTCGGTTTCGTTCCGACATTCTTGACTTCAACAAG ATGTCGGAGTATTTTAACAAGAGATCATCGGTGACAGGAAAAATACCGTCGGGAAATTTCAACGCGACGTTCGGGTTTCAAAGCGGGTCATGGGCCACTGACGCCGCAAACGTTAAAGCTTTAGGTCTTGACGCTTCTATCGTAACGCTCTTTAATCTACATATACACAATCCCAATCGTTTGCGTCTCACTGATCGCGTTCGAAACGCTGTTCCCTCTTCCTGGGACCCGCAGTTACTTGCCAG GTTTATAGAGAAATATGGGACACACGTAATAACTGGGGTGAGCGTAGGAGGACAAGACGTGGTTGTTGTGAGACAAGACACGTCCTCTGATCTCGACACCGACCTCCTCCGCCACCATCTCTACAATCTCGGCGACCAATTGTTCACCGGTTCTTGTCTTCTTTCTTCACACCGGCCTAATAAGAAGGCTAATCACAACTCACAATCTCAGCCCAAG TTTCCAGAGGCGTTCAATGTATTCGATGACAACCAAACAGCTGCTTTCAATAATTTTTCGATAAATTCCAAAGAT GGGATAACGGTTATATGCGCCAAAAGAGGAGGCGACGGACAAGCAAAGAGCCATAGCGAATGGCTAGTAACAGTCCCGGACAAGCCAGACGCGATCAACTTCAACTTTATTCCGATCACATCACTGCTCAAAGACGTCCCTGGCTGTGGTCTTTTGTCTCATGCCATGTCTCTCTACCTTAGAT ATAAGGCGCCGTTGATGGACCTACAGTACTTTTTGGAGTTTTCTGGGCCTAGAACGTGGGCTCCGATTCATAACGACCTTCCGTTTGGAGCAGCGCCAAATATGGCTTCGGCGTATCCGTCACTTCACATCAACTTCTTGGGGCCAAAACTATACGTTAACACCACTTCT GTGACTAGTGAGAAGAACCCAGTAACAGGAATGCGATTTTTCCTCGAAGGCAAGAAATGCAATAG GCTGGCTATACACTTACAACACCTAGAGAATATGAGGACAACGGTCAATGAAAAGATCACCGACGATCATATATGGAGAGGCTCCGACGAAATCTCCGACAGCGACCGTTACTTCGAACCATTAAACGGTAAGAAATTCTCACACGTGTGTACGGCTCCAGTGAAATATGACCCAAACTGgatcacaacaacaacaaccaacAAAATCTCAAACAATGTCGCCTACATAGTCACGGGAGCTCAGCTAGAAGTGAAGAAACACGGCTCAAAATCAGTTCTTCATCTCCGTCTCCGTTTCACCGGAGTCTCTGATCACAACGTAGTTAAGAAAGAGTGGGTCCATGGACCAGGAACTTCAAAAAAATCTGGAATCTTCTCTACCATGAGCTTACCGTTGACTAGTGGGAGTGTTCATCATAATATGGTTGATAACAAAGACAAAAACCAGGTCGTTTTGGACTCCGGTGTCTTCCCCGGAGGACCACCCGTGCCGGCTAATAACAAGATTGTTAAGTTCGTGGATCTGTCGCAGTTGTGTCGAGGACCTCAACATAGTCCTGGTCATTGGTTGGTCACTGGAGCTAGGCTTTATTTGGAAAAAGGGAAACTTAACTTGCACGTCAAGTTTGCTCTGCTACATCCCCAACGCGCCTCCTTGCCTCTTCTTGAAAAatag
- the LOC108807036 gene encoding CRAL-TRIO domain-containing protein YKL091C, whose translation MEESQQLALTQFRKSVEKLSSSTEGYEVPTLMRFLVARSMNPDKAAKMFVDWQKWRASMVPPNGIPDSEVKDELEFKRIYLQGLTKFGQPLVLCQVSKHFPAKDPVTFKKFVVHVLDKTIASGIKGKEVGDEKLVAVIDLSNITYKNLDARGFITGFQFLQSYYPERLAKCYILHMPGFFLTVWRFICRFLEKDTQEKIVIVTDEEEERKFKEEIGVDVLPEEYGGKVKLTLIQDVFLS comes from the exons ATGGAGGAAAGCCAACAACTTGCGTTGACCCAGTTCAGAAAATCGGTTGAGAAACTCTCTTCTTCCACAGAG GGATATGAAGTGCCGACGTTGATGAGGTTTTTGGTTGCAAGATCAATGAATCCAGACAAGGCAGCAAAGATGTTTGTAGATTGGCAAAAATGGAGAGCCTCCATGGTCCCTCCAAATGGGATCCCAGACTCAGAAGTGAAGGATGAGTTGGAATTCAAAAGGATCTATCTTCAGGGTCTTACCAAATTCGGACAACCTTTGGTACTTTGCCAGGTCTCCAAGCATTTTCCTGCCAAGGATCCAGTTACCTTCAAGA AGTTCGTTGTTCATGTGCTAGACAAAACAATAGCAAG TGGCATCAAAGGCAAAGAAGTAGGAGATGAGAAGTTAGTAGCCGTTATCGATCTGTCAAACATTACTTACAAGAACCTTGATGCTCGTGGATTTATCACCGGCTTTCAGTTCTTACAA TCTTACTACCCGGAACGCCTTGCCAAATGTTACATCTTGCATATGCCTGGATTCTTCTTGACCGTTTGGAGATTCATCTGCCGTTTTCTAGAGAAAGATACTCAGGAAAAG ATTGTGATAGTAAcggacgaagaagaagagagaaagttCAAGGAGGAGATCGGAGTAGATGTCTTGCCAGAGGAATATGGTGGCAAAGTTAAGCTCACACTAATCCAAGATGTTTTTCTTTCCTAA
- the LOC108809438 gene encoding CRAL-TRIO domain-containing protein YKL091C, translating to MEERQELALTQLKKSVEKLSSSTEGYEVPTLMRFLVARSMNPDKAAKMFVDWQKWRASLVPPNGITDSEVKDELEFRKVCLQGPTKSGHPMVLVITSKHFPAKDQVIFKKFVVHVLDKTIASGIKGKEVGDEKLVAVIDLSNITYKNLDARGLITGFQFLQSYYPERLAKCYILHMPGFFLTVWRFVCRFLEKATQEKIVIVTDGEEERKFKEEIGVNALPEEYGGKAKLTPIQDVLLTHSAPQLLTTNNNNV from the exons ATGGAGGAAAGACAAGAACTTGCATTGACCCAGTTGAAAAAATCGGTCGAGAAACTCTCTTCTTCCACAGAG GGATATGAAGTGCCGACATTGATGAGGTTCCTGGTTGCAAGATCAATGAATCCAGACAAGGCAGCAAAGATGTTTGTAGACTGGCAAAAGTGGAGAGCCTCTTTGGTTCCTCCAAATGGGATTACAGACTCAGAAGTGAAGGATGAATTGGAGTTTAGAAAGGTCTGTCTTCAGGGTCCGACCAAATCTGGACACCCTATGGTGCTTGTCATAACCTCTAAACATTTTCCTGCTAAGGATCAAGTTATCTTCAAGA AGTTTGTTGTTCATGTGCTAGACAAAACAATCGCAAG TGGCATCAAAGGCAAAGAAGTAGGAGATGAGAAGTTAGTAGCTGTTATCGATCTGTCAAACATTACATACAAGAACCTTGATGCTCGTGGACTCATCACTGGCTTTCAATTCTTACAA TCTTACTACCCGGAACGCCTTGCAAAATGCTACATCTTGCACATGCCTGGATTCTTCTTGACCGTTTGGAGATTTGTTTGCCGTTTTCTAGAGAAAGCGACGCAAGAAAAG ATTGTGATAGTAAcggatggagaagaagagagaaagttCAAGGAAGAGATCGGAGTAAATGCCTTGCCGGAAGAATATGGTGGTAAAGCTAAGCTCACACCAATCCAAGATGTTCTTCTTACTCACAGTGCTCCACAACTGTTAACAACAAACAATAATAATGTTTAA
- the LOC108809439 gene encoding CRAL-TRIO domain-containing protein YKL091C-like: MEESQELALTQLRKSVENLSSSTEGYEKPTLMRFLIARSMNPNKAAKMFVDWQKWRASMVPPSGFIPDSEVKDELETRKMFLQGPTKYGQPLVVCKASKHFPAKDQLLFKKFLVHVLDKSIASAVQGKEVGDEKVVCLIDLQNITYKNLDARGTITGFQFLQAYYPERLSKCYILHMPGIFVTLWRFVCRFLDKPTKEKIVIVTDSEEQRKLEEKVELDALPEEYGGLAKLTAFQDVLLPLAAPRMLTTNNNA; this comes from the exons ATGGAGGAAAGCCAAGAACTTGCTTTGACCCAGTTGAGAAAATCGGTCGAGAATCTCTCTTCTTCCACAGAG GGATATGAGAAACCGACATTGATGAGGTTCCTGATTGCAAGATCAATGAACCCAAATAAGGCAGCAAAGATGTTTGTAGACTGGCAAAAGTGGAGAGCCTCTATGGTTCCTCCCTCTGGATTCATCCCAGACTCAGAAGTGAAGGATGAATTGGAAACCAGAAAGATGTTTCTTCAGGGTCCAACCAAATATGGACAACCTTTGGTAGTTTGCAAAGCCTCCAAGCATTTTCCTGCCAAGGATCAACTTCTTTTCAAAA AGTTCCTTGTTCATGTGCTAGACAAATCTATCGCGAG TGCCGTCCAAGGAAAAGAAGTAGGAGATGAGAAGGTGGTATGTCTTATTGATCTGCAAAACATTACATACAAGAACCTCGATGCTCGTGGAACTATCACCGGCTTTCAATTCTTACAA GCTTACTACCCGGAACGCCTCTCAAAATGCTACATCTTGCACATGCCTGGAATTTTCGTGACACTTTGGAGATTTGTCTGCCGTTTTCTAGACAAACCAACTAAAGAAAAG ATTGTAATAGTAACGGACAGTGAAGAACAGCGAAAGCTCGAAGAAAAAGTAGAACTAGATGCCTTGCCGGAAGAATATGGTGGACTAGCTAAACTCACAGCATTCCAAGATGTTCTTCTTCCTCTGGCTGCTCCAAGAATGTTAACAACAAACAATAATGCTTAG
- the LOC108813533 gene encoding phragmoplastin DRP1C: MATMKSLIGLINKIQRACTVLGDHGGEGMSLWEALPTVAVVGGQSSGKSSVLESVVGRDFLPRGSGIVTRRPLVLQLHKTEEGTTEYAEFLHAPRKKFTDFAAVRKEIEDETDRMTGKSKAISNIPIQLSIYSPNVVNLTLIDLPGLTKVAVEGQPESIVADIENMVRSYVEKPNCIILAISPANQDIATSDAIKLAKEVDPTGERTFGVATKLDIMDKGTDCLDVLEGRAYRLQHPWVGIVNRSQADINKRVDMIAARRKEREYFETSPEYGHLASRMGSEYLAKLLSQHLETVIRQKIPSIVALINKSIDEINAELDRIGRPIAVDSGAQLYTILELCRAFDRVFKEHLDGGRPGGDRIYGVFDHQLPAALKKLPFDRHLSTKNVQKVVSEADGYQPHLIAPEQGYRRLIDGSISYFKGPAEATVDAVHFVLKELVRKSISETEELKRFPTLASDIAAAANEALERFRDESRKTVLRLVDMESSYLTVEFFRKLHLEPEKEKPNPKNAPQPNADIYSDSHFRKIGSNVSAYINMVCDTLRISLPKAVVYCQVREAKRSLLNFFYAQVGRKEKEKLGAMLDEDPQLMERRGTLAKRLELYKQARDDIDAVAWK; this comes from the exons atggcgACGATGAAAAGTTTGATAGGTCTGATAAACAAAATCCAGAGGGCTTGCACTGTCCTCGGAGATCACGGCGGCGAAGGAATGTCTCTCTGGGAAGCTCTCCCAACCGTCGCCGTCGTCGGTGGCCAG AGTTCCGGAAAGTCTTCAGTTCTCGAAAGCGTCGTGGGAAGAGACTTTCTGCCTCGTGGATCTG GTATCGTTACAAGGAGGCCATTGGTGTTGCAGCTTCACAAGACGGAGGAAGGGACAACCGAGTATGCCGAGTTTCTTCATGCTCCTAGGAAGAAGTTTACTGATTTTG ccgCTGTGCGAAAGGAAATAGAGGATGAAACAGATCGTATGACTGGGAAGAGCAAGGCAATCTCAAATATCCCTATTCAGCTCAGCATTTATTCGCCTAATG TTGTTAATCTGACGCTCATAGATCTTCCGGGTTTGACCAAGGTTGCTGTAG AGGGACAACCGGAGAGTATCGTCGCGGACATTGAAAATATGGTCCGCTCTTATGTTGAGAAG CCAAATTGCATCATATTGGCTATTTCTCCAGCTAATCAAGATATTGCTACATCAGACGCTATAAAACTTGCTAAAGAAGTTGATCCTACTG GTGAAAGGACTTTTGGAGTGGCAACCAAGCTTGATATCATGGATAAAGGAACAGACTGTCTAGAT GTTCTTGAGGGAAGGGCATACCGTTTGCAACATCCCTGGGTGGGAATTGTGAATCGTTCACAGGCTGATATCAATAAGAGGGTCGATATGATTGCTGCCCGGAGGAAGGAGCGTGAATATTTTGAGACAAGTCCTGAATACGGGCACTTAGCCAGCAGGATGGGATCAGAATATCTAGCAAAACTCTTGTCTCAG CACTTGGAGACTGTCATCAGGCAGAAAATCCCCAGTATTGTTGCTTTGATCAACAAAAGCATAGATGAGATCAATGCAGAGCTGGATAGGATTGGGAGACCTATTGCCGTAGATTCAGGG GCCCAGCTTTACACAATTTTGGAACTTTGTCGAGCATTTGATCGTGTCTTTAAGGAGCACTTGGATGGAGG ACGACCTGGTGGAGACCGGATTTATGGAGTTTTTGACCATCAATTACCAGCAGCCTTAAAGAAACTTCCCTTTGACAGACATCTCTCTACCAAAAATGTTCAGAAGGTTGTCTCAGAAGCAGATGGTTATCAGCCACATCTTATAGCTCCTGAACAAGGATACAGAAGGCTCATTGATGGATCCATTAGCTATTTCAAAGGACCAGCTGAAGCGACTGTCGATGCA GTGCATTTTGTATTGAAAGAGCTGGTCAGAAAGTCGATTTCAGAAACAGAG GAGCTGAAGCGATTCCCAACTCTAGCAAGCGATATAGCAGCTGCAGCAAATGAAGCTCTTGAAAGATTCAGAGACGAAAGCAGGAAAACAGTTCTGCGTCTGGTGGACATGGAATCCAGCTACCTCACTGTTGAGTTCTTCAGGAAGCTTCACCTTGAACCCGAGAAAGAGAAACCAAACCCGAAGAATGCCCCACAGCCAAACGCAGACATATACTCCGATAGTCACTTCAGAAAGATCG GATCCAACGTGAGTGCATACATAAACATGGTCTGCGACACATTGAGAATCTCTCTTCCAAAAGCTGTTGTTTACTGCCAAGTTAGAGAAGCAAAGAGATCGCTCCTCAACTTCTTCTACGCTCAAGTCGGCAGGAAAGAG AAGGAAAAGCTGGGGGCGATGTTGGACGAAGACCCACAGCTGATGGAAAGAAGAGGAACCTTAGCCAAAAGGCTCGAGCTTTACAAACAAGCTAGAGATGACATCGATGCCGTGGCTTGGAAGTAA